A genomic region of Ignavibacteria bacterium contains the following coding sequences:
- a CDS encoding rubrerythrin, with the protein MVEKTHLDKEKLKQLANSRTLKNLFEGFALESQANRRYLYFAQKAKDEGFEEIANVFLETAEGEGGHAFGHIEFLEPIADPLTGKELGDTETNLKVAIEGETFEFSELYPGFARVAREEGFDEIAEWFEFLARAEKSHAGRLQKALELLLDLKKKK; encoded by the coding sequence ATGGTTGAAAAGACACATTTAGATAAAGAAAAATTAAAACAACTTGCTAATTCAAGAACGCTTAAAAACCTTTTTGAAGGATTTGCATTAGAAAGTCAGGCAAATCGCCGTTATCTTTACTTTGCGCAAAAAGCAAAAGATGAAGGTTTTGAAGAAATTGCTAATGTGTTTCTTGAGACAGCAGAAGGAGAGGGCGGTCACGCTTTTGGGCATATAGAATTTCTTGAACCAATTGCCGATCCATTAACGGGCAAAGAGCTCGGTGATACTGAAACCAATTTAAAAGTAGCAATTGAAGGCGAGACCTTTGAATTCAGTGAACTTTATCCTGGCTTTGCCAGAGTTGCCCGAGAGGAAGGATTTGATGAAATAGCTGAATGGTTCGAATTTCTCGCAAGAGCTGAAAAGTCTCATGCTGGAAGATTACAGAAAGCTCTCGAATTATTATTGGATTTAAAAAAGAAAAAATAA
- the bcp gene encoding thioredoxin-dependent thiol peroxidase has protein sequence MLKEGSKAPAFTLPNQDGKKISLKDFLGKKVVLYFYPKDMTSGCTKEACDFRDHIKLFHNKDVVVLGVSPDSVQSHKKFQEKYNLPFDLLSDETKKVLEKYGVWKEKSMYGKKYFGVERTTFIIDEKGKIKKIFPRVKVDGHIKEVLEALEN, from the coding sequence ATGTTAAAAGAAGGTTCAAAAGCACCAGCTTTTACATTGCCAAATCAGGATGGGAAAAAAATATCATTAAAAGATTTTCTTGGTAAAAAAGTTGTCTTATACTTTTATCCTAAGGATATGACATCTGGCTGCACAAAAGAGGCATGTGATTTTAGAGATCATATCAAACTTTTCCATAATAAAGATGTAGTTGTTCTTGGTGTAAGCCCAGATTCCGTTCAATCCCATAAAAAATTTCAAGAGAAATATAACTTGCCATTTGATCTTTTAAGTGATGAAACAAAGAAAGTTCTTGAGAAATACGGTGTCTGGAAAGAAAAAAGTATGTATGGCAAAAAGTATTTCGGCGTTGAACGAACCACTTTTATTATTGATGAAAAAGGAAAAATTAAAAAGATATTTCCACGAGTTAAAGTAGACGGACACATTAAAGAAGTCTTAGAAGCATTGGAAAATTAA